A genomic stretch from Shewanella sediminis HAW-EB3 includes:
- a CDS encoding NAD(P)/FAD-dependent oxidoreductase, with the protein MNNTSGLGSLTVIGAGIVGLSAAIQLQRAGFNVTVIDKEGAGAGASKGNAGHFATEHTFPLADSTMLLKLPGMLLDPLGPFRIQPRYFFKALPWFMRFLQNMLPGRRAHNSAAIKALNLGAIDAMRSLTKFCGCEHLLTLNGGLLVFEGTPVAEVEKEFRAYVDAGVEVQLLSGDQVRALEPSLSENITHGFNFTHVGHTEDPYRLCLALQAKFKEIGGQVVTDELLQIKAAKINSTIALEMSSGDSRHTDRLIIASGAWSKPFARQLGYSVPLETERGYHLMMPQKSKLSRTVTSYERKFIITPMAEGTRLAGTVEFGGLKAPPVDARADCLFPHGKALLPELFRDASASDGKRWMGFRPSLPDSLPVLGRSQKQSNVFFSFGHQHLGLTWSAITAELLTQEVTGKQTDIDLSPYRIDRFS; encoded by the coding sequence ATGAATAATACCAGTGGGCTTGGATCTCTGACCGTGATAGGCGCGGGGATAGTGGGACTGTCGGCCGCAATACAGTTACAGCGTGCAGGCTTCAATGTGACGGTTATAGATAAAGAGGGGGCTGGCGCCGGGGCGTCGAAGGGCAACGCGGGACATTTTGCGACCGAGCATACCTTCCCCTTGGCCGATTCGACTATGCTGCTTAAACTGCCGGGTATGTTACTCGATCCGCTCGGACCTTTTCGAATCCAGCCCCGCTATTTTTTCAAGGCACTGCCATGGTTTATGCGCTTCTTGCAAAATATGTTACCGGGCCGAAGGGCACATAATAGTGCGGCGATTAAGGCGCTGAACTTAGGTGCCATCGATGCCATGAGATCATTGACCAAGTTCTGTGGTTGTGAGCACTTGCTGACACTCAATGGCGGCCTGTTGGTATTTGAAGGCACGCCCGTTGCGGAAGTAGAAAAAGAGTTTCGAGCCTATGTCGATGCTGGTGTTGAGGTACAACTTCTTAGCGGCGACCAGGTAAGAGCCCTCGAACCCTCTTTAAGCGAAAATATTACCCATGGATTCAATTTTACACATGTAGGGCATACAGAAGATCCCTATCGATTATGCCTGGCTCTACAAGCCAAGTTCAAAGAGATAGGTGGGCAGGTTGTGACTGATGAGTTATTACAGATTAAAGCCGCTAAAATTAACTCGACAATAGCGCTGGAGATGAGTTCGGGTGACAGCAGGCATACTGACAGACTTATCATCGCATCCGGCGCCTGGTCTAAGCCTTTTGCCAGGCAGTTGGGTTACTCTGTGCCTCTAGAGACGGAGCGGGGTTATCATCTGATGATGCCGCAAAAGAGTAAGCTGTCCCGTACGGTAACCTCCTATGAGCGAAAGTTTATCATCACGCCTATGGCTGAGGGGACCCGTTTAGCAGGCACCGTGGAGTTTGGCGGTTTAAAGGCCCCGCCGGTGGATGCCCGCGCCGATTGCCTGTTCCCCCACGGTAAAGCGCTTTTGCCTGAGCTGTTTCGTGATGCGTCTGCGTCCGACGGTAAGCGCTGGATGGGATTTCGCCCCTCGTTGCCAGACAGTCTGCCGGTACTGGGCCGCAGTCAAAAACAGTCGAATGTGTTTTTCTCATTTGGCCATCAACATCTGGGACTCACCTGGTCGGCAATCACTGCCGAACTGCTCACCCAAGAGGTGACAGGTAAGCAAACGGATATCGACTTGAGTCCCTATCGGATCGATAGGTTTAGTTAG
- a CDS encoding class I SAM-dependent methyltransferase, whose protein sequence is MSLFAEYEKQQKWRGWENYLKFIPLSQKDTVIDLGCSVGDVSRAFSLRVNNVIGIDINKEFIEFCDSRRNCNEAFVLSDFQSADYLSFGDISGIWGSFSLSYLSNPLDYLKVLNSVMNDEGWVALLDVSCFISGNLARDSKYYDRVKRFELESYRFGLYDFDFGSKMQGLLKDAGFEVVYFDNDVTDPELNFSGSAASEIIEGWSARLNRMNKLSLFLGEEYPDFCDELLSNLGSNTHEKQGNVRFVVAKKSSKPLN, encoded by the coding sequence TTGAGCCTTTTTGCAGAGTATGAAAAACAACAGAAGTGGAGAGGCTGGGAGAATTACCTTAAGTTTATACCGTTAAGTCAAAAAGACACTGTAATTGACCTTGGCTGTTCTGTAGGTGATGTATCTCGTGCTTTTTCGCTGCGAGTAAACAATGTTATAGGCATAGACATTAATAAGGAATTTATTGAATTCTGTGATTCAAGGAGGAACTGTAACGAAGCATTTGTTCTTAGCGACTTTCAAAGTGCTGATTATTTATCCTTTGGCGATATTAGCGGTATTTGGGGAAGTTTTTCTTTATCCTACCTTAGTAACCCATTAGATTACTTAAAAGTTTTAAACTCTGTAATGAACGACGAAGGCTGGGTAGCACTATTGGATGTATCCTGCTTTATCTCAGGTAACCTTGCTAGAGATAGCAAGTATTACGATAGAGTAAAAAGGTTTGAATTAGAGTCATATAGGTTTGGTTTATATGATTTTGACTTTGGTTCCAAAATGCAAGGTCTGTTGAAGGATGCTGGGTTTGAGGTTGTATATTTCGATAATGATGTAACTGATCCTGAATTGAATTTTTCTGGATCCGCGGCATCGGAAATTATCGAGGGCTGGTCAGCAAGGCTCAATAGAATGAATAAATTAAGCCTCTTTCTTGGCGAGGAATACCCTGATTTTTGTGATGAATTATTATCTAATCTTGGTTCTAATACTCACGAGAAACAAGGGAACGTCAGATTCGTAGTAGCTAAAAAATCTAGCAAGCCTCTGAATTAA
- a CDS encoding 4-hydroxyproline epimerase, whose amino-acid sequence MLKGTFFCVDAHTCGNPVRLVTSGHPNLKGRNMSEKRQDFLNHYDWIRKALMFEPRGHDMMSGAFLYPPCSDNADASILFIETSGCLPMCGHGTIGTITAAIESGLLTAREPGKLTIDVPAGQINIEYQQTGEKVDWVKIYNVPAYLAHRDVILDIPGLGPLKVDVSYGGNYYVIVEPQTNFPGLRQWTAADILRWSPVVRQIADEQLSCVHPDDPTVNGISHVLWTGNTISEGSDGANAVFYGEKAIDRSPCGTGTSARLAQLYAKGQLEVGAQYTHESIIGSQFIGRIEAATTVGDNKGIMPSIQGWARITGKNAITVDDSDPYAFGFQVV is encoded by the coding sequence ATGTTAAAAGGTACCTTCTTTTGCGTCGATGCTCATACCTGCGGCAACCCGGTTCGTTTGGTCACCAGTGGCCATCCGAATCTTAAGGGTCGCAATATGAGTGAAAAGCGACAAGACTTTCTGAACCACTATGATTGGATCAGAAAGGCATTAATGTTTGAACCCAGAGGCCACGATATGATGTCGGGGGCTTTTTTGTATCCTCCCTGCAGTGACAATGCCGATGCCTCAATCCTCTTTATCGAAACCAGTGGTTGCCTGCCCATGTGTGGACACGGCACCATCGGCACCATTACCGCCGCCATCGAATCGGGTCTGTTAACGGCCAGAGAGCCGGGCAAACTGACGATAGATGTCCCCGCGGGTCAGATTAATATCGAGTATCAGCAAACCGGTGAAAAAGTCGACTGGGTCAAGATCTATAATGTCCCGGCTTACCTGGCTCACCGCGATGTGATCTTAGATATTCCAGGCCTTGGGCCACTTAAAGTCGATGTATCTTACGGTGGTAACTACTATGTCATCGTCGAACCTCAGACCAATTTTCCCGGTTTAAGACAGTGGACCGCCGCAGATATTCTTCGCTGGAGTCCCGTCGTTCGTCAAATTGCAGATGAACAACTCAGCTGTGTTCATCCGGATGATCCTACCGTCAACGGTATCTCTCACGTGCTTTGGACGGGTAATACCATCAGTGAAGGTTCCGACGGGGCTAATGCCGTTTTCTATGGTGAGAAAGCCATCGACCGCTCCCCTTGCGGCACTGGTACCAGTGCCAGACTCGCTCAGCTTTACGCCAAAGGTCAACTCGAGGTCGGTGCCCAATACACCCATGAAAGCATCATAGGCAGTCAGTTTATCGGCCGGATAGAAGCCGCTACAACCGTAGGTGACAACAAAGGCATCATGCCCAGCATTCAGGGATGGGCCAGGATCACCGGAAAAAATGCCATCACAGTCGATGACAGCGACCCCTATGCCTTCGGGTTTCAAGTGGTATAG
- the dapA gene encoding 4-hydroxy-tetrahydrodipicolinate synthase: MKVNWQGVFPAISTQFNDDGSINYESNARMLEDLINDGIDGIIALGTIGENASLSSEEKREFIKHTVETVNGRILVLSGCTENTAEQASKYAQDVEKLGVDGLMLLPAMVYRGTDREVVAHYQYVARSTSLPIMIYNNPVGYGVDINLEMTATLAEEENIVAIKESTTDTRRLTELQSRFGDRFSILCGVDDIALESIFLGATGWISGLTNVFPRESVTLFKLARAGRIEEAREIYRWFMPLLRLDTIPTLVQCIKFAEQIVGRGCENVRMPRMTLIGDERAYVETLIKEAMATRIDLDKYNLD, from the coding sequence ATGAAAGTAAATTGGCAAGGTGTATTCCCGGCAATCTCAACACAATTTAACGATGATGGTTCTATCAACTATGAATCGAATGCACGCATGCTCGAAGATCTCATTAACGATGGTATCGACGGCATTATTGCGCTGGGAACGATTGGTGAAAATGCCTCTTTGAGCAGTGAAGAGAAGCGTGAATTTATCAAGCATACCGTTGAAACCGTCAACGGTCGTATTCTGGTACTCTCGGGTTGTACTGAAAACACTGCTGAGCAAGCCTCTAAGTACGCTCAAGATGTCGAGAAGTTAGGTGTCGATGGTCTGATGTTACTTCCAGCCATGGTCTATCGCGGAACGGATCGTGAAGTTGTCGCCCATTATCAGTACGTCGCTCGCTCAACTTCGCTGCCTATCATGATCTACAACAACCCTGTTGGATATGGCGTCGACATCAATCTTGAGATGACGGCCACTCTTGCCGAAGAGGAGAACATCGTCGCGATTAAAGAGTCGACGACCGATACTCGTCGTCTGACAGAACTGCAGAGCCGTTTCGGTGACCGCTTCAGTATTCTTTGTGGTGTGGATGATATTGCCCTTGAAAGTATCTTCCTCGGTGCAACGGGTTGGATCTCAGGCCTGACTAACGTCTTCCCTCGTGAATCTGTAACACTTTTCAAGTTGGCTCGTGCCGGCCGTATCGAAGAAGCCCGTGAGATCTACCGTTGGTTCATGCCTCTGCTACGCTTAGACACAATTCCGACTCTGGTTCAGTGCATCAAATTTGCAGAGCAAATCGTCGGTCGCGGCTGTGAAAATGTCCGTATGCCGCGTATGACCTTAATTGGAGATGAACGTGCATACGTTGAAACCCTGATCAAGGAAGCGATGGCAACCCGCATCGATCTGGATAAGTACAACTTAGACTGA
- a CDS encoding proline racemase family protein, with amino-acid sequence MLLNHLPTEITDRCQQFITLDAHTEGEPLRIITSGYPELKGNNILEMRQYVTKHLDRYRKLLMHEPRGHADMYGAIITPPITEGADFGVLFLHNEGYSSMCGHGILALVKVACETGAIELAGEGRVIKIDAPAGLITAKAHRDSEGKIHASFQNVDSWAEALDCSVIVEGVGEVRYDIGFGGAYYAYVDADDHGISCAQDNVAQLIDVGRRIKHAVMAAHPLVHPLEEDLSFLYGTIFTSNRVTNPEAHSRHVCIFADGEVDRSPTGTGVAARIALLHAKGEVELNTPLMIESIVDGRMIVSALSKSEFHGKQAVIPEVSGRSFITGRHQFLIDPDDLFQDGFMLR; translated from the coding sequence ATGTTGCTTAACCATTTGCCCACGGAAATCACCGACAGATGTCAACAATTCATAACGCTCGATGCCCACACCGAGGGGGAACCCCTGCGTATCATCACCTCTGGCTACCCAGAGCTTAAGGGCAATAACATCCTTGAGATGCGTCAATATGTCACCAAGCATCTGGATCGTTATAGAAAGTTATTGATGCACGAGCCCAGAGGCCATGCCGATATGTACGGTGCCATCATTACACCGCCTATTACTGAAGGGGCCGACTTCGGCGTACTCTTCTTACATAACGAAGGCTACAGCAGCATGTGCGGTCATGGCATCCTGGCGCTGGTAAAAGTGGCTTGTGAGACGGGCGCTATCGAACTGGCCGGAGAGGGCAGGGTTATTAAGATAGATGCACCTGCGGGACTTATCACCGCTAAGGCGCATCGCGACAGTGAAGGTAAAATCCACGCCAGCTTTCAAAATGTGGACTCATGGGCCGAGGCCCTCGATTGCAGCGTTATAGTAGAAGGTGTGGGTGAGGTGCGTTACGACATAGGATTCGGTGGGGCTTATTACGCCTATGTGGATGCCGATGACCATGGGATCAGTTGCGCACAGGATAATGTCGCTCAGCTTATCGATGTGGGTAGGCGGATTAAGCATGCCGTGATGGCGGCTCACCCGTTAGTGCATCCACTCGAGGAGGACCTGAGTTTTCTCTATGGCACGATATTTACCTCAAACAGGGTGACTAACCCCGAGGCCCACTCACGCCATGTCTGTATCTTTGCCGACGGCGAGGTCGATCGTTCACCCACAGGTACCGGCGTCGCCGCTCGAATTGCGCTGCTGCACGCTAAGGGGGAAGTCGAACTGAACACCCCCTTGATGATAGAGAGCATTGTCGATGGCAGAATGATAGTGAGTGCCCTGTCAAAGTCGGAGTTTCATGGTAAGCAGGCGGTGATCCCCGAGGTCTCAGGTCGCTCCTTTATCACCGGCCGTCATCAGTTTCTTATCGATCCCGACGACCTGTTTCAGGATGGTTTTATGCTGCGTTAA
- a CDS encoding aldehyde dehydrogenase (NADP(+)), which produces MTDAIKRRVTGQHFINGAWTGQAGAFNSFDPVTNAKIDWQFANASETEVAQAVTAAHAAFTQYRSKTPSQRADFLEAIADEIQADIEAITAAAHRETGLPMARLQGETGRTCTQLKLFATRLRDPLEPRFVDLANPQRAPLPKADTRLSVLPLGPVAVFGASNFPLAFSTAGGDTASALAAGCTVVVKGHPAHAATSELVTRAIEKAIERCDMPQGVFSLIQGCTPQVSTALVSHGAIKAVGFTGSLKVGRILSDLCAARAEPIPFYGELGSTNPQFLLPGLLSAQAEQLATTQVQSMLMGHGQFCTSPGVVVAQKGEALNRYIATMTENLASLPAAAMLTPGIAATYQAQLEALLNNSAVTLIAQGQSAEAGHHTRPSAIRVSADDYLASSELQQEIFGPCAILVECENTAQMLQIANALEGQLTATIHGDEEELAQQSELIEAVAYKVGRIIFNQMPTGVEVCHSMNHGGPYPASTDSRSTSVGSDAMKRFERPICYQNMPQALLPDELKSDNPKVITF; this is translated from the coding sequence ATGACAGATGCAATAAAGAGAAGAGTTACCGGACAACACTTTATCAATGGTGCTTGGACAGGACAGGCCGGTGCCTTTAATAGCTTCGATCCCGTCACCAACGCAAAGATCGATTGGCAGTTTGCTAACGCCTCAGAGACTGAAGTTGCCCAAGCAGTCACGGCGGCACACGCGGCCTTCACGCAATATCGCTCGAAGACACCAAGCCAAAGAGCCGATTTTCTAGAGGCCATTGCCGATGAGATCCAGGCCGATATTGAGGCCATCACCGCTGCCGCGCACCGTGAGACCGGCCTTCCTATGGCGCGTCTGCAGGGTGAAACCGGCAGAACCTGTACTCAGCTAAAGCTGTTTGCCACTCGTCTGCGTGATCCCCTCGAGCCGCGCTTTGTCGACTTGGCAAACCCGCAGCGTGCCCCGCTCCCCAAGGCCGATACCCGCTTAAGTGTGTTGCCTCTGGGCCCGGTCGCCGTATTTGGCGCATCAAACTTTCCGTTAGCCTTCTCAACCGCGGGTGGCGATACGGCCTCGGCCCTGGCCGCCGGGTGCACCGTTGTCGTCAAGGGCCACCCGGCCCACGCCGCCACCAGTGAACTGGTGACACGTGCCATCGAAAAGGCCATTGAGCGCTGTGATATGCCGCAAGGGGTATTTAGTCTGATACAGGGCTGCACGCCGCAGGTATCGACGGCGCTGGTCAGCCATGGGGCAATCAAGGCGGTTGGCTTTACCGGTTCACTGAAAGTGGGCCGCATCTTGTCGGACTTATGTGCCGCCAGAGCCGAGCCGATCCCCTTTTATGGCGAGCTGGGATCGACCAACCCGCAATTCCTGTTACCAGGGCTTCTGTCTGCTCAGGCCGAGCAGTTGGCCACTACACAGGTGCAATCCATGTTGATGGGGCACGGCCAGTTCTGCACCAGCCCCGGCGTGGTTGTGGCACAAAAGGGAGAAGCGCTCAATCGCTATATCGCGACGATGACAGAAAACCTTGCCTCTCTGCCCGCTGCGGCTATGCTCACACCCGGGATTGCGGCAACCTATCAGGCTCAACTCGAAGCGCTACTGAACAATTCCGCCGTTACCCTTATCGCTCAGGGTCAATCCGCAGAGGCTGGACATCATACCCGTCCGAGCGCCATTCGTGTGTCGGCTGATGACTACTTAGCAAGCAGCGAACTACAACAGGAGATCTTCGGTCCCTGCGCCATCTTGGTTGAGTGTGAAAACACGGCGCAGATGTTGCAAATTGCCAATGCACTAGAGGGGCAGTTAACGGCGACCATTCATGGCGATGAAGAGGAGCTGGCGCAACAGTCTGAACTGATTGAAGCGGTCGCATACAAGGTCGGTCGTATTATCTTTAATCAGATGCCAACGGGTGTCGAGGTATGCCACTCGATGAATCACGGCGGTCCCTATCCGGCCAGCACCGATAGCCGCAGTACCTCTGTAGGTAGTGATGCGATGAAGCGCTTCGAGCGCCCAATTTGTTACCAGAATATGCCTCAGGCCCTGCTACCCGATGAGCTAAAGAGTGACAATCCTAAGGTGATCACCTTTTAA
- a CDS encoding ketoacyl-ACP synthase III: MQYATITGWGKCVPPATLTNHDLSTFIETSDEWIKPRTGISQRHISHVDTSELASVAAQRALAAAGIDGSELDMIILATASPDTLIPNIASTVQANVGATCAAFDINAACSGFLYGLGLGSAQIKSGQCKKVLVIGAERLSFYLDWSRRETAVLFGDGAGAVVLEATDEAIGILGYELNNDPAGRDILKAGFGTAMDRFNAASLDFYIEFNGQEIFKRAIAGMGKLSKKVLEKCDTSIDDIDWVIPHQANERIIDTLISRMKIPKEKAIVNIANYGNTSAATIPIAICDALEQGKIKPGQTILSCAFGAGLTSAAALIKWGDRVTPINESDAELPPCDKTGIELVSKAVKHFCG; the protein is encoded by the coding sequence ATGCAGTACGCCACTATCACAGGTTGGGGAAAATGTGTTCCGCCAGCAACCCTGACTAACCACGACCTTTCCACTTTTATTGAAACATCTGATGAATGGATCAAACCACGCACAGGCATCAGCCAGCGTCACATCAGCCATGTTGATACTTCTGAGCTCGCATCTGTAGCGGCGCAGCGTGCCTTGGCCGCAGCCGGAATAGATGGCAGCGAGTTGGATATGATCATCCTTGCTACCGCAAGCCCGGATACCTTGATCCCAAATATTGCCTCTACGGTACAGGCCAATGTTGGCGCAACATGCGCTGCATTCGATATCAACGCCGCCTGTAGTGGTTTCTTATATGGACTCGGTCTGGGTAGTGCTCAGATTAAGAGTGGCCAATGTAAAAAGGTTCTCGTTATCGGTGCCGAGCGCCTCTCTTTCTATCTCGATTGGTCGCGTCGTGAAACTGCCGTACTGTTCGGTGATGGCGCGGGTGCCGTTGTGCTTGAGGCGACAGACGAAGCTATCGGCATTTTAGGCTACGAGCTTAACAATGACCCTGCCGGTCGCGATATCCTCAAAGCAGGTTTCGGTACTGCAATGGACAGATTCAATGCCGCATCATTAGACTTCTATATCGAGTTTAACGGTCAGGAGATCTTTAAACGCGCCATCGCAGGCATGGGTAAGCTGAGTAAGAAAGTCCTCGAGAAGTGTGATACTTCGATAGATGATATCGATTGGGTTATTCCTCATCAGGCTAACGAGCGTATTATCGATACCCTTATCAGCCGTATGAAGATCCCGAAAGAGAAAGCGATTGTGAACATTGCCAATTACGGCAATACATCGGCAGCCACGATCCCTATCGCCATCTGTGATGCGCTTGAGCAAGGTAAGATTAAACCAGGTCAGACGATACTCTCATGTGCATTTGGCGCGGGGCTTACCTCGGCTGCGGCATTGATTAAGTGGGGCGATAGAGTCACTCCAATTAATGAAAGCGATGCTGAGCTTCCTCCATGCGATAAAACCGGCATAGAGTTAGTCAGTAAGGCTGTGAAGCACTTCTGCGGCTAA
- a CDS encoding GntR family transcriptional regulator produces the protein MSRSTPIIHKTRTQVVVEVLREKILSGDIAAGEPLRQSALADELNVSRIPVREALLQLEAEGLVKFEAHKGATATKLSVEQATELFELRALIETDLLAKAIPKLEDEDLLKAEKVLDELESAFKQEDAVSTWSELNTRFHTCLYSPADHPHTLEVVHGLNTNCDRYIRLQLLLAGGIPQAEQDHRELLSLCKNKEIDKAVELLRAHILHAAKAIRELVAQQVA, from the coding sequence ATGAGCCGATCTACACCAATTATCCATAAAACGCGCACGCAAGTCGTTGTAGAGGTCCTAAGGGAAAAAATTCTATCTGGTGATATTGCCGCTGGTGAACCCCTTCGTCAAAGTGCTTTAGCCGATGAGCTCAACGTCAGTCGGATCCCCGTCAGAGAAGCCTTATTACAATTAGAAGCCGAAGGCTTAGTCAAATTTGAAGCTCACAAAGGCGCTACCGCCACAAAGTTATCGGTTGAACAAGCCACCGAACTTTTTGAACTTCGCGCACTTATTGAAACAGATCTTCTGGCAAAGGCGATTCCTAAGCTGGAAGATGAAGATCTGCTTAAAGCAGAAAAAGTACTCGATGAGCTGGAATCTGCATTTAAGCAAGAAGATGCCGTCAGTACCTGGAGCGAGCTCAATACTCGCTTCCACACCTGCTTATATAGCCCGGCAGACCACCCTCATACACTGGAAGTGGTGCATGGTCTGAACACAAATTGTGATCGCTATATCCGTTTGCAGCTACTCCTTGCAGGCGGAATACCACAAGCAGAACAAGATCATAGAGAGTTGCTTAGTCTTTGCAAGAATAAAGAAATCGATAAGGCTGTTGAATTGCTACGAGCGCATATTTTGCATGCCGCTAAAGCGATTCGTGAACTCGTCGCCCAACAAGTGGCTTAG